TCATCGAAAGACTGATTGAGCTCAATTTTTCATGATAGGTTGTTGTCTCATATAAAGTTTCGAAAAATCTTTACCTCATGAGCAAGCATTTGAATAGAATTACCAAGGTTCATTTTCTTCACAGTTTTTTCGTCCAGTGAAGCTTAGGAGCGACAATACTTATTTTATTAACCTTCTCTTTATTTGTACCCGctgcaaaatatttttgagtaaTAGTCTTTGCTAAGTTGGAAAAGCATAACTTTTTATCAGTCTTGACTAGGTAAGATTTTTTGTTGTCCCTTTTGTAAGCTCAAATTGCTTTCCCATTGTTAGTCTTCCCTTTATTACACATGAAATGACAAAGGGGTATGATGTAGATAAGCTACTCTGATACACGTATCAATGACTGATTCTACGGTATTAACCCATAACTTATAAATCATACAGAGATAACTTTACCGTTATTGCAAGATTCCCCTTCAATTTTTCTATAGAGTTAATTTTTTAAAAgctcgtttggacataagaaatttttttttttttcagtttttttttttaaaacaatgttTGGTTATCAAAATCTTACAATTTTTCCAATCTAacttgaaaatgcattttcaaatttgaaaaactaGTGAGAACCAatttttcaattgaaaatggGAAGGTTGCTAGTGTTTAGTTACAAATTATGTTGAAAAGAAGACATCCAAATATGTTGCGAAAATTATAATCAAACACAACTTTAtcttcaattcaaattttagtgaaattccaaatttgaaaaaaaaatttgtaattcatgtccaaacacctATTAAGTATCACACTTTACTCTCTTCAAAGTTCATTGTTTGAGTGATAATGctactatatatattttttccttttgtttcctTGTATTGATACCATATATATAAATGAATTTCTACTTCTATCAAAAGAATTGACAATCATAAATTATATAAATGATTACCATTAGAGGATAACCGTGTTTTTTATATAGATCATTCTCTATTTTGAGAATTATAAATAAAGAgttaatattttaaaagaaaatttaagTGTAATTAATTAGAAAGTCTAAAACAGGATTTGAGGATGGAGATTGTATGGCTATCCAGAACGTGATCTATAAATCGTATTTTGGTAATGCGACTCGTCAATCGCATTCGTCAATTGTAACATGTAAATCACTTTGATAAATTGTGAATTATAAGTCGCATTTTTTAATTGTGACTTATGTTTTGTTGAAGCAGGCTACATCTCCCTCCAATTTCTAGAAATGGCATCTTTTTCTTCGACCATATCATCAGGCCAGATATATCCTGCCTACATTGAAAGCTTATCGTATCATATTATTGGGATGCGTGTCAAGGTAAtagaaggaaaaaatatttaaaagagaaaaataataaattgcacaagacaagacaagacaagatttacatAATTCGGCAATTTTTGCCTTCTCCACGGCCACACAAAAAatagctctttattaattgaaaagaaagaagaagttgagggATGATTTCAACTGAAGAAGGGAATGCCTATTTATATGCAGATGAATCAGTCGAAATCTTCAGCAAGTTATGAACATGCGGTAAGAGGGCACCGTAATTGTAAACGAATTTAATGCATTCACATTTTGTAGTCTTTTCATTCTGCCGATCTTTCTTTCTGTCTTTTTCACatatctttttcttctctttctttgactttttcatttttctcacatgagtttgtcttcttttctttctttcacatACACCAAGGTTTTCTCCCATCAATCTCCCCTCAAACCTATGTTACatcaagaaaaaaatttaaaaaaaaaatttgctaTCCTCTGGTGGCGCCGTCACATTATCAATCTTGAAGGTTAATTGAGGCAGTGCACGGCCTCAAATTGTCAATACcgacaactttggtcaacatgttTGACGGGTTCTTCGATACTGGTATCTTCTGCAGGGAAAGACTTCCTTCACTTATCAACTCTCGGATATGATGATATCTCAGTTGGATATGCTTCGATCTTGCATGAAACACTAGattcttggcaagatgaattgTACTCTGGCTATCGCTGAAAAGCTCACGATTGTCGTGCTCTTTACGTAgctctttaagaaaattcttgagcCAAATCATCTCTTTTCTAACTTTTGAGATTGCCATGCACTTTGATTCAGTGATAGAGAGAGCAACACTTTTCTGAAGTCTGGACATCCAGCTAACAGCAGTACCACCCAAAGTGAACACGTATCCTGTGGTACTTTTTTGACTATCCAGATCGCCGCCTAAATTTGCATCAATAAaaccttgtaagataatattgctCTTTTTAAAATAAAGTATCATACGTGAGGTGCCTTTGAGATATCACAATATCTATTTAACACCTTCCCAATACTGCTTTCCTAGATCTGACATGTATCTACTGACAACTCCAACTGCATGGGTTATGTCAAGTTTAGTACATACCATAGCATATATCAAACTTCCTACTGCTGAGGCATATGGAACTTTGGATATGTACTTCCTTTCTTTATCTGTCTTTGGTGATTGGTCTTTTGACAGATTAAGATGGCTTCCGAGTGGAGTATTTTTGGTCTTTGCATCATGAAGACTGAACATGCTTAGTACCTCCTGAATGTACTTTTCTTGAGACAACTTTAAGGTTCCTTCCGACATGTTTCTGCTAATCCTCATACAAAGCATTTGCTTAGCTGGTCCTAAGTCTTTTATTTCAAACTCCTCCGCTAGTTGTTACTTAACCATGTTGATCTCATTTATGCTAGATCCTgtaattagcatatcatcaatgtacaacagtaaaatgatataggattcatcaagatttttgatataaCAACAATTGTCCATCTCATATCATGTGAAACCATTGTTATgcatgaatccatcaaatttcttgtaccattatcggggagcttgtttcaaaccatacaaactcttcttcaacttaCACACAAAGGTTTCTTTACCAGAAACTTGACAACCTTCAGGTTGCTTCATGTAGATATTTTCTTCAATGTTACCATGCAAGAAAGTAATTTTAACATCTAGATGCTCCAAATGCAAATTTTCTGCAGCTATGATACTTAGCACCAACctgatagtagttaatttgactacAGGATAGAAGATCTCGGTGTAGTCAATTCCTTCCTTCTACTAAAATCCTTTTACTACTAATCGTGCTTTGTATCTCTTCTTACCGTCATGCTCTTCCTTGACCCTGTACACCCATTTATTTTGCAATGCCTTATTTTCTTGTGGTAACTCTGTAAGTATCcatattttattcttttgaagagaattcatctcttctttcatggctaaCTTACACTTATCAGAGTTTATGACTTGcatttcttcaacaaaatattctgaTTCTCCAACATCAGTCAGAAGTAAATAGTGGAGAGAGAGTTAATCTATCTGGAGCATTCGTGACTCTTTTAGATCTCCTTAATGTAGGTTTAAGAGTAACTGATCCCGAATTTAATTCAAGTCCTGACTCCAGATTTGGTTTTGTATCTGATTCTATCTCTGGTTCCGATTCTGATTTGATCCAGATTCGGCTCCTGGTTCTTCATCTTCAATTTCAGAATTAGTTGTAATCCCTCTAGCCACTTCATTTACTAagatttcttctaactcaactATTTCAGATGTCTGTTTGTTGGTGTTGGTTAGTTCTACTTTAAGTTTGTCCTAGTACATCACATTTCTATTAAATGTGATATCCCCGTGTCTTAGGATCTTTCTATTCTGATCATCTCAAAATTAataaccaaaattatcatcatcataaccaataaaaaaatattttttggctttATGATCTAGCTTATCTCTATCATTATAGTTTACATGCACATAAGCAACACAATCAAAAATTTTCAGATGTGAGAGAGTTACCTCTTTTCCAATCTATACCTCCtcataaatttcaaaattcaacGGTACAGAGGGTCCCTTGTTTATGAGGCAAGCTGTCGTGTAAACAGCCTCGGCCCAAAAAAACTTCGGCAATCCAGAATGTATTATCATACTTCTGGCTCGTTCATTCAGGGTTATGTTCATCCTCtcagcaacaccattttgttcCATGCTTTAAACTCTTGACTATACTCTCCCCCATTATCAGACTTCAAATATTTTAACTTTAGACTTGTTTGATTTTCAACTTCAGCTTTTCATCTTTTAGAGGTAACAAACACATTagatttattttttagaaaataaacTCACACCTTTCTTGTAgaatcatcaatgaaggtgacaTAATAGTGTGAGCCTCCCAGAAAAGTTTCAGGAGCTGGCCGCACACATCTGTATGCATTAGTTCCAGCTTCTctttctttggcgtcctttccgcctttgagaaactaactctcttttgtttctCGTAAATGCAATCTTCGCACAAACCTAATTCAACATGCTTTAGGTTTGACAACTTTTCTTTGGATGCCAACGACTTCATTTCCTTCTCATTCATATGCCCGAGTCGTCGGTGCCACAATGTTGTATCACGACCATGATCAACTATTGTTATAGTATCTCTTTGTATTGCAGTTGCATACAATGTTCCCTTCTTGAAgcctcgtgccacaaccaaattttTCCATGATCCATTACCGAATACCATTGTGTATCCTTCACTGTCAAACTGACCCATATATATCAAATTTTTCTTGAGGCCAGGAACATGTCGGACATTTTACAATTTTCATAGCGTCccttgtgaagtctttatatgaacTTCACCTTTCCCGACAATATCCAGGGGTTCGTCGGCTGCTAGATAAACCTTCCCAAAATTTTCAGcaatataattatgcaataattctttGCATGCGGTAGAATGAAAGGATGCTCCTGATCCCAGAATTCAAGATTCGATCAGACTATCTGCACAGCAAATTAGTGCATTACCGATTTGTTCAGCAATTGCATTTGCTGAATTATCATCCTTGTATTgatcgttcttcttcttctttggctcTCTACATTGAATACTGTAGTGACCCTTTTTATTGGAATTCCAATAAGTAATGTCTTTGCGGTTTTTCGATTGCcctcttctccttgactttgatCTGCTACGATCATGACTTTGTCCTCTTTGGCTGTTTCTCCTCCTACTTTTGGTATTAAAAGCAGATCTTGGGGAATCACTCGATTCTCTTAGGCTAATATTTtcgcttagaaccaagtctctaatATCATCCAATTTGAGTTTGGTACTTCCCGATGAAATACTAACTATAGTTACTGTTGCAGACCAACTCTCCGGTAGAGATGATAGTAGAATCAATGTCCTGACTTCGTCATCGAATGTTATATTAACAGAACTCAACTGAGTTATTATTACATTAAACTCATTGATATGTTCCGTAACAGATCCACTTTCTGTTATCTTTAAGTTGAACAATCGACGTATCAAATAGACGTTATTTGAAGCAGATGGTTTCTCGTATATATTTGATAATGCCTTCATGAGGCCTGCAGTGGTCTTCTCGTTAATGATGTTAAATAATACATTTCGTGTTAGCATCAAACGAATCACCCCAAGAGCTTGGCGATCTAATAGATCCCAATCCGTTTTGGCCATATTCTCTGGTTTTACCCCGATCAGTggtaagtgtaattttttctAGTACAAATACTCATCTATTTGTATTTTTCAGAATCCAAAATCTTTGCcattgaacttgtcaatcttcattttttcttcttccgACGTCATTTTGCACACAAAAAATGAATAGTGCCTTTACTATTTTGTGAACAGTACTTACTATTTATGAGTAGTACTTTACTATTATGAATAGTGACCAGTAGTCTTGCACTATTCCTATGAATAGTAAATTTCACCAACACTATATTTTTTCTACctgaattatattatttgtactcTGATGCCAGTTGTTGGGATGCGTGTGAGGCTAATAGaagggaaaaaatatttaaaagagaagcaataaattgcacaagataagaaaagatttacgtggttcggtAATTTTTGCCTACTATACGACCACACAAAGAATAgttctttattaattgaagagaaagaagaagttgagggATGATTTCAACTGAAGAATGGAATGCCTATTTATATGCAGAGGAATCGGCTGAAATTTTCAGCAAGATATGAACATGTGACACGACGACACCGCAATTGTAAACGAATTTAATGCATTTACATTTTGCAGTCTTTTCATTCTGCCGACCTTTTTTTCTCTGTCTTTTTCACatatctttttcttctctttctttgacTTTTTCATTTTACTCATATGGGtttgtcttcttttctttctttcacatACACTAAGGGTTGCTCTGATCACATATGGCATCATATCTGGACTGAAATCAAATTCATTCACAGTGCTCTCAGGGATCGCCATTTCTAGCCAATACAGGCTAAAAAATATACCTTATTTAGAATGTACAGTTTCCATCCTGATTTCTACTACTTATGAGATCAGACTGCCGCCAACTACCTTGATTGGGAGGTGTTGTTTACGAACGTTGCTCTAATTCTTAAAGTAAGGTGGAGATATGCATGCTTGTATGCTTGACATATATCTTTCTGTTATTGCTTCATGGATTAGTGTAGCAAATTCATGAGCAACAAAAGATTtcaaataagaagaaaatgatgCCCCTAATCCAGACTCGTAGATTGGACTAACAAAAAAGGCGCAAACGCTATTTTCTTTAGAATCATTACATGCATTATTTGGTCCCTAGGGAACCATCTACTGAGACCAGCCAGTAGATTATTTTAGTTGACTGAAAAAAGAATCCATCTAAGTATTAAATTCCAGCCCTCTCCAATGACTATTGTCACAAATGTCTTACATTATTCTTcaattttatttggtttgaagaacaccAAGTAGAGGGGTGGGGAAGGGAGGAAATGAGTTTGAGCTAAGTTTTAGAGCCAACTGCACGAAAGGAATACTAATTCACAAACTTCTTTGGAAAAAACACAATAATGGTTAACTAATTGCTGTAATATAATGGTCTACTTTCTATGGTTATAGTTATTTTCGTTGAGTAGTTACTTCCATTTCAAGTGAGCTCTGATATCTTTATCTTATTTGAGAAGTTCGAAAGATCAATCTTTTCATCTgcctaatagcctgtttggccaaactggagaaattaacttattttgagaattatttttttcaaaagtgcttttgaaaaaagtacttttggagagaagtagtttgtgtttgactaatcactctaaaaagcacttttgagcaataatttgtatttggccaagtttttcaaaaagtacttttaagtatcaaattacgaataaggacatgaatagatttacttaatagttaatattataagtaaatgaataatcttaaaaatttgttattacatgcaataattaaatcttttcattttatttaagtaaaatatgaaaataaaatttaaaagtaattaattcttttaatataagttaaatatattaaaaatcattcaacaaatataaaaacatTCATCCCTAAAAttactatatattagaaagctatcctaaaaataataagaaatatttatacattaatatcctaagtattaggtttaacggttattttgatatatactatattttgttaacgacatttttggtaagaagaaaagtcaaaactgcttctgcttttaggagcaaactatttttttctgcttctgcttcttcccaaaaacaCTCCTTTTTCCCCAAAAGGCTTGATCAAACACTTCAAGTTAgggaaaaaaaagtgcttttgagaaaaaaaaaatacttttggcctcttgagaagcttgaccaaacaggTTATAAGCCTTGATGGATAAAGTTAATCAGTAGTAATTGTGTTGGTAGGAGATAGTAGGTACGAGGGCGTAGCTAGTCTTATATTATTATCGGATTCATTTAAACCCAATACTTTTAACGTTGAGCATAATTTATTTGTAAAACttcattaaaattataataaatagtaaatatgaatgtataattttaaatatataatgaGTTTAATGCTAAAAAATTGAGATTGAaatcatacaatttaaataaTAGATTCGTCCTCTGACGAGTCTACTGAAACAGCGCGGGTGTATACTGTATACTAATCATCGTTTTCTGATGTTAACTTTTATACAGGTACATTGGTATTTTTTTTCAAAGATTAACAGCTGAAATATGAGTTTGATTGTTCAAATCTGTCACACTTCctctaataaattcacaaatcgTCAACACATATTTTTAAGTTTGAACGGAATTAACaatgaaataaatataatattaCCATCAGTGTGATGTGACGTCTATAGTGCActaattttcttttccttcttagtTGTTTCTTAATACTAAAATATTTTCTGCAGATAAATTCCCTACCTAGGCATTCGTACTAGGTGGCttatattataataaaaaataaaaaattatataaataggattgttcctttatttaattatcaaataccTGGTTTACGAAAATCTAATGAGTCCAGTCAAATGGTTTGACCAAAAAGCCCATCCGGATATTCCGCTGGCACAATTATTGCCTGAATCCGAAAATCCCACGCCGCTTGTAATTCCTCCTCATTTGAAGCCCATTATCGTCATTTTATCACCAAATCCAAAATCAAAGTTTGACTGAAAGTATAAATTACGGGATGACTTTGACCGGttgatttgaaaatatttataagagagaaaagaaagtagaaaaGGATACAttttagatttttctttaatttgcttTGGTCAGAGCAATTTCGTTTTCAATTTCTCTTCCCTTTTATCTCCTTTTTGTTGAACGCAGAAAGGAAACAAAAAAAGAGCTTTATTATTACATCAATTTTTTTTCCTGCATTTCGATTCATTGTTCTTAgccttctctctttttcttcttcaactGAAGGAAAATTTCAGAAACATTTTGTTTCTGATGAAGGAAAGAGAGAGGAGGAGCAACGattcctttttgtcatttttaattTCAATTTCTGCTTAGGATTTGAATTctgtgaaaaaagaagaaaagatatgaATGTGATGCGACGCCTCAAGAGCATTGCTTCTGGTCGATCTTCCGTTTCGGATCCTGTAATTTTCTTCCTTATGAATTAAATTTGTTGTTTACCTTTTTTTTGTTGGTCTGTATATGATTTGTTTGCTTAGATTTTTTGGGGAGAAAAAGCTATAAGTTTGGCTTGGTAGTGATAGAAGCAATCTCATACAAATACTTTGTAATTCTTTTGTTATAATTTCTCTGTCAGATTAATAGTTTGCGAGGTTAGATGAATATAATTTTTTGATAAATCAtgggattttatttatttttatgtaacGGTGTTGGTTGGGCTAGCTTGGGTGCAACTCGATTTCACCTCGTATCGGTAATTTTATCCACCAAAGCATATAGAAAAAAATTACCTAGTATTTTTTTGCCTCAGCTGAGATTTGAACATGTTTTTATTGTTTCTCGTGATGAGATTTAAatgaattttcattattttctttaaatttaataggGTGGAGATTTTAGCCTAAAGAAAGTAACGGTTGAGCAGGAAGTAGATCACAGGGTCGATGGTGAAACTCAATTAGAAGAGCAATGTACTATAGCTCCTAAGCAGGATGTGACTTCTACATCTGAGGAAAGTACTGTATGTACATTGAATGTTGATACTAGACCAGAAAAATCTAGATATGAGGAGCTTCCAaaggaaatgaatgaaatgaaaaTTAGAGACGAAAAGACTAATGGACACGAGGATGACATAAAGGTACCTTCTTATTTATGCCAATTCGGGTTTTTGATATAAAAATCTTGATGCTTTTTGTGTATGAAGAAGCCTTGTGATTTCTAAAATGTTACTGAAAAATAGGATATGGAGCCTGCTGTTGTTAGTGGTAATGGAACAGAAACGGGTCAGATAATCGTGACTACTTTGAGTGGTCGAAATGGACGGCAGAAAAAGGTGAGTTCATGTTCATAATTGAACAAACGTAGATGTGACAGCTTGTGTGTTATTATCTGTTTGAGCTTAATCAATAAATGACTTTCATGTTATTATCCCAGACGCTGTCTTACATGGCTGAACGTGTGGTGGGTACGGGTTCATTTGGAGTTGTATTTCAGGTAAAGTTAGTGCTTTTAGGAATGATTAGGTGGTTATTGAAAGCATTGATGTCTCCTGGGTGGCTGTGCTTGACTTTTGCtaatttcttcatatttttcgtaTTTCTTAGGCTAAGTGCCTTGAAACAGGTGAATCTGTCGCAATAAAGAAGGTTTTACAGGATAGGAGATACAAGAACAGGGAACTACAGATTGTGCGCATGCTTGATCATCCTAATGTTGTTCACTTGAGACACTGTTTCTATTCTACTACTGAGAAGAATGAGGTTTACCTTAACCTTGTTTTGGAGTATATGTCTGAAACTGTTTACCGAGTTTCAAGGCACTACAGCCGAGTGAACCATCACATGCCCATCATATATGTTCAACTGTACACGTACCAGGTGAGCATTTGCTGTATTCTTCCTTTTTCCTGTCATGGTTCCGGACTTTCAGCAAATTGATATTGTGAATTAGCTTGACACTTCAGAAGCTACAACTTGATTATTTTTCTCATAATTAAAATTGTGCAGCTATGTCGGGCTCTGAATTACATGCACAACGTAACTGGCGTATGTCACCGTGATATTAAACCTCAGAATCTTTTGGTAAGATCTGCTGGTTATGCTCCTTGCTTTTAGGTGTTCATAGCTCTTCCATTTTGCTGGTTATCTGACATAATTGCTTTTTCCTCTCCCGTCATTCTTCTTGCCTCAGTTCTAACTATTTGTCGTATTATTCTTTTAATTACTGCTACAGGTTAATCCCCACACCCATCAGTTAAAGATTTGTGACTTTGGAAGTGCAAAGATGTTGGTATGTGTTGTTTTTTTGAGAACTATGTTTTCCTATGTGTTTGCATCTCTACTCAGATTATTGTCCTCTTACCATAGGTGCCTGGGGAGCCCAATATATCCTACATTTGTTCTCGGTATTATAGGGCGCCTGAATTGATCTTTGGGGCTACAGAATACACAAATGCAATTGATATCTGGTCAGCTGGTTGCGTTTTCGCTGAGCTACTTTTGGGACAGGTGAGGTCTTCACGGTGCGATTGTGGCCACTCTTTCTGATGTGGCTATCGAAAGTTGGTAGTTTTTTTTCACACCTGCACTAAGAGTTGGTTTCTATTATCCCTCTTATATCGACGTTTATATCTCAGTGGTTGCAACTAGTTCCAAAATCTGTCCCTAGTTGTTAGTTATGCTCCCCATTTGGAGGACCTTGTCCATAAATGTTTTAGAAAA
The sequence above is drawn from the Nicotiana tabacum cultivar K326 chromosome 13, ASM71507v2, whole genome shotgun sequence genome and encodes:
- the LOC107821020 gene encoding shaggy-related protein kinase epsilon-like — encoded protein: MNVMRRLKSIASGRSSVSDPGGDFSLKKVTVEQEVDHRVDGETQLEEQCTIAPKQDVTSTSEESTVCTLNVDTRPEKSRYEELPKEMNEMKIRDEKTNGHEDDIKDMEPAVVSGNGTETGQIIVTTLSGRNGRQKKTLSYMAERVVGTGSFGVVFQAKCLETGESVAIKKVLQDRRYKNRELQIVRMLDHPNVVHLRHCFYSTTEKNEVYLNLVLEYMSETVYRVSRHYSRVNHHMPIIYVQLYTYQLCRALNYMHNVTGVCHRDIKPQNLLVNPHTHQLKICDFGSAKMLVPGEPNISYICSRYYRAPELIFGATEYTNAIDIWSAGCVFAELLLGQPLFPGESGVDQLAEIIKILGTPTREEIRRMNPNYKEFKFPQMKAHPWHKIFNRRIPPEAVDLASRLLQYSPTLRCTALEACAHPFFNALREPNACLPNGRPLPPLFNFTPQELSGASTELRQRLIPEYMRK
- the LOC107821020 gene encoding shaggy-related protein kinase epsilon-like isoform X1, giving the protein MNVMRRLKSIASGRSSVSDPEVDHRVDGETQLEEQCTIAPKQDVTSTSEESTVCTLNVDTRPEKSRYEELPKEMNEMKIRDEKTNGHEDDIKDMEPAVVSGNGTETGQIIVTTLSGRNGRQKKTLSYMAERVVGTGSFGVVFQAKCLETGESVAIKKVLQDRRYKNRELQIVRMLDHPNVVHLRHCFYSTTEKNEVYLNLVLEYMSETVYRVSRHYSRVNHHMPIIYVQLYTYQLCRALNYMHNVTGVCHRDIKPQNLLVNPHTHQLKICDFGSAKMLVPGEPNISYICSRYYRAPELIFGATEYTNAIDIWSAGCVFAELLLGQPLFPGESGVDQLAEIIKILGTPTREEIRRMNPNYKEFKFPQMKAHPWHKIFNRRIPPEAVDLASRLLQYSPTLRCTALEACAHPFFNALREPNACLPNGRPLPPLFNFTPQELSGASTELRQRLIPEYMRK